The following proteins are co-located in the Poecile atricapillus isolate bPoeAtr1 chromosome 20, bPoeAtr1.hap1, whole genome shotgun sequence genome:
- the GLE1 gene encoding mRNA export factor GLE1, with protein sequence MESWQLRFDTLEALRLSSKGQLSYCSRWQEDEAALEGCVAPVELSPYCGWVLDSLSGQLAQEITSSGTSTPKQSTPLPKRASEEKIPPGSHRSSSPPSSTEPSETKENDHLSLLEINQEVVPTALSSKVAKVEGCIRMYEEIHRLKAKERLRQRQEEQEQMVRAAYAQASEQLKRFDELRELKRHQEFQELQEVMEKSSKEAQGQQEKLKEEHRHRAKILNLKLREAEQQRQRQEELERLRKEEGQERLRRLYSIQEELLQLNQQIDPNYRHKDLPRIDLSAYSNRGNQICGLVSGLIRTTSEKGFPTQADVASTERALQEMRGLISSMQQEITAALEEKKRKDEEEKKQKQKELEQKEQMKNQTPAPAQQLGGKQQKEGLQVKTEESIMQWYQQLQDAAEKCVAAFSEIGNCKGNTEVKKIKTNLQKAATIPVSQISSISGSKLREVFDKINNLLSGKPVQTEGQTVSVTQHPQGLEFVYYKLAEKFVKHGEGEVSFHHDSAFPIAVVLSGIWELHPRVGDIFLAHLHKKCPYSVPFYPARKEGTSMEEYQRILGYEVHDSKVEEQDHFLKRMSGMIRLYAAIIQLRWPYGNKQGAHPHGLSYGWRWLAQMLNLEPLADVTAMLLLDFLEVCGNALMKQYGIQFWKTMFFIQKSYIPRIEAVTSSGQMGGLSRLKNFVQKCLKAEEIPLPKGILTPSFWRT encoded by the exons ATGGAGTCGTGGCAGCTCCGCTTCGACACTCTCGAGGCCCTGCGCCTCTCCAGCAAGGGCCAGTTGAGCTACTGCAGCCGCTGGCAGGAGGATGAG gCTGCCTTGGAAGGATGTGTGGCTCCCGTTGAGCTTTCCCCTTACTGCGGCTGGGTGCTGGACAGCCTTAGTGGGCAATTAGCCCAAGAAATCACATCTTCCGGGACGTCAACGCCCAAACAATCCACTCCACTCCCAAAACGGGCGTCTGAGGAGAAGATCCCTCCTGGCAGCCACCGAAGCTCTTCACCACCTTCATCTACAGAGCCCAGTGAGACCAAG GAAAACGATCATCTTAGTCTCCTGGAAATAAATCAAGAAGTTGTTCCAACAGCTCTGTCATCTAAAGTTGCAAAAGTCGAAGGCTGCATTCGGATGTATGAAGAGATACACAGGCTGAAAGCAAAG gagaggctgagacagcggcaggaggagcaggagcagatggTGAGGGCAGCCTATGCTCAGGCCAGTGAGCAGCTGAAGCGCTTTGATGAACTGAGGGAGCTAAAGCGGCATCAGGAATTCCAAGAGTTGCAAGAAGTAATGGAGAAGAG CtcaaaggaggctcaggggcaGCAAGAGAAGTTGAAGGAAGAACATCGACATAGAGCAAAG ATATTGAACCTAAAATTGCgtgaggcagagcagcagaggcaacGGCAGGAAGAGCTGGAACGTTTGCGCAAGGAAGAGGGCCAGGAGAGACTGCGTCGCCTTTATTCCATCCAGGAGGAACTGCTGCAGCTGAACCAGCAGATTGATCCCAACTACAGGCACAAAGACTTGCCCAGAATCGATCTGTCTGCATACAGCAATCGTGGCAATCAGATCTGTGGACTGGTGTCAGGGCTCATTCGCACCACAAGTGAG AAAGGGTTCCCAACTCAAGCAGATGTGGCCAGCACTGAACGAGCCTTGCAGGAGATGCGAGGGTTGATATCCAGCATGCAGCAGGAAATCACTGCAGctctagaagaaaaaaagagaaaagatgaagaggaaaagaaacaaaagcagaaagagtTAGAGCAAAAAGAGCAAATGAAGAATCAGACTCCTGCCCCTGCACAGCAACTGGGGggaaagcagcagaaggaag gaCTTCAagttaaaacagaagaaagtaTCATGCAATGGTaccagcagcttcaggatgCTGCTGAGAAATGTGTTGCTGCTTTCAGTGAAATTGGAAACTGCAAGGGCAACACTGAG GTGAAGAAGATAAAAACAAACTTGCAGAAAGCAGCTACAATCCCTGTGAGCCAGATCTCCAGCATATCAG GCTCTAAGCTGAGAGAGGTGTTTGACAAGATCAATAACCTGCTGTCTGGGAAGCCTGTTCAGACTGAAGGGCAAACTGTGTCAGTGACTCAGCATCCACAGGGGCTGGAGTTTGTTTATTACAAACTTGCAGAGAAGTTTGTG AAACATGGGGAAGGAGAAGTATCTTTTCACCATGATTCAGCTTTCCCAATTGCTGTGGTGCTCTCAGGAATCTGGGAATTACATCCTCGAGTCGGAGACATCTTTTTAGCTCATCTGCACAAAAAGTGCCCATATTCTGTGCCATTTTACCCAGCTCGGAAAGAAGGGACTTCTATGGAGGAGTATCAGAG GATTCTTGGATATGAAGTTCATGATTCTAAAGTGGAAGAACAAGATCATTTTCTTAAAAGGATGTCAGGAATGATTCGTCTCTATGCTGCCATCATTCAGCTCCGGTGGCCTTATGGAAACAAACAAGGG GCACATCCTCACGGTCTGAGCTATGGGTGGCGCTGGCTTGCGCAGATGTTGAATCTGGAGCCTCTGGCAGATGTGACAGCTATGCTGCTTTTGGACTTCCTGGAA GTGTGTGGCAATGCTCTGATGAAGCAGTATGGGATTCAGTTCTGGAAAACAATGTTCTTTATCCAGAAATCCTATATCCCAAG AATTGAAGCTGTGACCAGTTCTGGCCAGATGGGCGGTTTGTCAcgtttgaagaattttgtgcaG AAATGTctaaaagcagaggaaattcCATTACCAAAAGGCATTCTGACACCTTCCTTTTGGAGAACATAA
- the ODF2 gene encoding outer dense fiber protein 2 isoform X2 — protein MKNHSSSPPLHVHVDENTPVHVHIKKGQKTTPAKCQQKQKQKSKGDGVRAVRVKTKAPWIPPGKTSTRDTILKWEESAERREATSNPESERMQSVLRLSDLSTDDDDPACCKINKYEKKLDSLMNMVGTLKQEVKMQQMDEQEQLTKRLLEEQKEELNEVTQELVETENENTRLRRNIERIKEEKDLTMLQKECLQQEKECLVTKLNEAERDGAAAARQIHALKNTIGRLNVEKHVSSTDINALTRQKELLLQKLSTFEETNRTLRELLAEQQSREKDSQKVLDRQAALLKRLADSDAENMQLQIKLQGKEKEVESLTVQIVAEKEQAKKAFELSRAMESMKAHLQTQLRSKEVENGRLAAQVQSLEMSEAKLTEQLELALEQLKDTKVKGDDDKDALKKAIRAQKERAERNEEYVQKLTAQLAEKDSCLAEVRANLESWRDRCNKALKEKDDLELEVVTLNSRVADLLEQLAKVQEKAREENSSLMSKVHQMNGDNNSLKKENERLKAALNSMEDKLNQAQMELQHLQNSVRSYEALIENYTAQAQKARNEADELAARLEQCEKENETVKDDMNKELEETRDQLQAQLAELEKLPEILKYTEAQLAQCHQQLMCYEKKNTDLCTMIAELRQLGIETASVLFWFPTCLQDSVHLLIPQGSLISSCPLRVTCFCSSTCCECC, from the exons ATGAAGAACCATTCTTCATCTCCCCCTTTGCACGTCCATGTGGATGAAAACACCCCTGTCCATGTCCATATTAAAAAGGGGCAGAAAACCACACCTGCAAAATGCCAG caaaagcagaaacagaaatcaAAAGGGGATGGTGTGCGAGCTGTGCGGGTGAAAACTAAGGCCCCTTGGATTCCCCCAGGCAAAACAAGTACCCGTGATACCATCTTGAAATGGGAG GAATCAGCTGAACGCCGTGAAGCTACATCCAATCCTGAGTCTGAAAGGATGCAGTCAGTACTGCGCCTCAGTGACCTCTCCACGGATGACGATGATCCCGCTTGCTGCAAGATTAACAAATATGAAAAGAAGCTAGATAGCCTGATGAATATGGTGGGAACACTGAAGCAAGAG GTTAAGATGCAGCAAATGGATGAACAGGAACAACTGACAAAGCGTCTCCTGGAAGAGCAGAAGGAAGAACTGAATGAGGTCACACAAGAGCTGGTAGAAACAGAGAATGAGAACACGCGGCTCCGGCGCAACATCGAGCGCATAAAGGAGGAGAAGGACCTAACTAT GCTGCAGAAGGAGTGCttgcagcaggagaaggagtGTTTGGTGACCAAGCTGAATGAAGCAGaaagggatggagcagcagctgccagacaGATCCACGCCCTGAAAAATACCATTGGGCGACTTAATGTT GAGAAACATGTGAGCAGCACAGATATAAATGCTCTAACAAGACAAAAAGAGCTTCTGCTCCAGAAATTGAGCACCTTTGAAGAAACCAACCGGACACTCCGAGAACTTCTTGCAGAGCAGCAGTCCCGGGAG AAAGATTCCCAGAAGGTACTGGATCGgcaagcagcactgctgaaaagGTTGGCTGACTCAGATGCAGAGAACATG caaCTTCAGATCAAGcttcagggaaaagaaaaggaagtggAAAGCCTCACAGTTCAAATAGTGGCAGAAAag GAACAGGCAAAGAAAGCATTTGAACTCTCCAGAGCTATGGAATCTATGAAAGCCCATTTACAAACCCAGCTGCGGAGCAAAGAAGTTGAGAATGGCCGTCTGGCTGCACAGGTGCAG AGTCTGGAGATGAGTGAAGCTAAGCTTACAGAACAGCTGGAACttgccctggagcagctgaaagACACGAAGGTCAAGGGGGATGATGATAAAGATGCCCTGAAGAAAGCGATCCGTGCACAGAAAGAGCGGGCGGAGCGGAATGAGGAGTATGTGCAGAAACTGACTGCCCAGCTAGCAGAAAAG GACAGCTGCCTTGCTGAGGTCCGGGCCAATCTCGAATCCTGGAGGGATCGCTGCAACAAAGcactgaaggagaaggatgACCTTGAACTGGAAGTTGTTACACTGAACAG CCGTGTTGCAGACTTGCTGGAACAACTGGCAAAGGTCCAGGAAAAGGCACGGGAAGAAAACAGCAGTTTAATGTCTAAAGTGCACCAAATGAATGGAGACAACAattctttaaagaaagaaaatgaaagactAAAG gctGCTCTGAACTCAATGGAGGACAAGCTGAACCAAGCACAGATGGAATTGCAGCATCTCCAGAACTCTGTCAGGAGCTATGAGGCATTGATTGAAAACTACACGGCACAG GCACAGAAGGCCCGAAATGAAGCAGATGAGCTGGCAGCAAGACTGGAGCAGTGTGaaaaagagaacgagacagTAAAGGATGATATGAACAAGGAGCTTGAAGAG ACTCGTGACCAGCTGCAGGCTCAGCTTGCTGAACTGGAAAAGCTGCCTGAGATCCTGAAGTACACtgaggcacagctggcacaATGCCATCAGCAGCTCATGTGTTATGAGAAGAAGAACACGGATCTGTGTACCATGATTGCAGAACTCCGTCAGCTG GGGATTGAAACAGCTTCAGTCTTGTTCTGGTTCCCCACATGCCTCCAGGATTCTGTGCATTTGCTTATCCCACAAGGTTCTCTAATCAGTAGCTGTCCACTAAGAGTTACATGCTTTTGCAGCAGCACCTGTTGTGAATGTTGTTAG
- the ODF2 gene encoding outer dense fiber protein 2 isoform X1, with the protein MKNHSSSPPLHVHVDENTPVHVHIKKGQKTTPAKCQQKQKQKSKGDGVRAVRVKTKAPWIPPGKTSTRDTILKWEESAERREATSNPESERMQSVLRLSDLSTDDDDPACCKINKYEKKLDSLMNMVGTLKQEVKMQQMDEQEQLTKRLLEEQKEELNEVTQELVETENENTRLRRNIERIKEEKDLTMLQKECLQQEKECLVTKLNEAERDGAAAARQIHALKNTIGRLNVEKHVSSTDINALTRQKELLLQKLSTFEETNRTLRELLAEQQSREKDSQKVLDRQAALLKRLADSDAENMQLQIKLQGKEKEVESLTVQIVAEKEQAKKAFELSRAMESMKAHLQTQLRSKEVENGRLAAQVQSLEMSEAKLTEQLELALEQLKDTKVKGDDDKDALKKAIRAQKERAERNEEYVQKLTAQLAEKDSCLAEVRANLESWRDRCNKALKEKDDLELEVVTLNSRVADLLEQLAKVQEKAREENSSLMSKVHQMNGDNNSLKKENERLKAALNSMEDKLNQAQMELQHLQNSVRSYEALIENYTAQAQKARNEADELAARLEQCEKENETVKDDMNKELEETRDQLQAQLAELEKLPEILKYTEAQLAQCHQQLMCYEKKNTDLCTMIAELRQLIGLQGDKMEMTRERYQSAQEEKKQLTLKVEELERKLESTSAQNIEFLQVIAKREESIHQCQLRLEEKSRECSSLARQLEMAIEDAKRQVEQARERAVSRERAAQSKMLDLETQLSRNKTELNQLHRSKEDAERRYESRLQDLRDRLEQSESTNRSMQNYVQFLKSSYDNVFRESAFLGSPSHTRALL; encoded by the exons ATGAAGAACCATTCTTCATCTCCCCCTTTGCACGTCCATGTGGATGAAAACACCCCTGTCCATGTCCATATTAAAAAGGGGCAGAAAACCACACCTGCAAAATGCCAG caaaagcagaaacagaaatcaAAAGGGGATGGTGTGCGAGCTGTGCGGGTGAAAACTAAGGCCCCTTGGATTCCCCCAGGCAAAACAAGTACCCGTGATACCATCTTGAAATGGGAG GAATCAGCTGAACGCCGTGAAGCTACATCCAATCCTGAGTCTGAAAGGATGCAGTCAGTACTGCGCCTCAGTGACCTCTCCACGGATGACGATGATCCCGCTTGCTGCAAGATTAACAAATATGAAAAGAAGCTAGATAGCCTGATGAATATGGTGGGAACACTGAAGCAAGAG GTTAAGATGCAGCAAATGGATGAACAGGAACAACTGACAAAGCGTCTCCTGGAAGAGCAGAAGGAAGAACTGAATGAGGTCACACAAGAGCTGGTAGAAACAGAGAATGAGAACACGCGGCTCCGGCGCAACATCGAGCGCATAAAGGAGGAGAAGGACCTAACTAT GCTGCAGAAGGAGTGCttgcagcaggagaaggagtGTTTGGTGACCAAGCTGAATGAAGCAGaaagggatggagcagcagctgccagacaGATCCACGCCCTGAAAAATACCATTGGGCGACTTAATGTT GAGAAACATGTGAGCAGCACAGATATAAATGCTCTAACAAGACAAAAAGAGCTTCTGCTCCAGAAATTGAGCACCTTTGAAGAAACCAACCGGACACTCCGAGAACTTCTTGCAGAGCAGCAGTCCCGGGAG AAAGATTCCCAGAAGGTACTGGATCGgcaagcagcactgctgaaaagGTTGGCTGACTCAGATGCAGAGAACATG caaCTTCAGATCAAGcttcagggaaaagaaaaggaagtggAAAGCCTCACAGTTCAAATAGTGGCAGAAAag GAACAGGCAAAGAAAGCATTTGAACTCTCCAGAGCTATGGAATCTATGAAAGCCCATTTACAAACCCAGCTGCGGAGCAAAGAAGTTGAGAATGGCCGTCTGGCTGCACAGGTGCAG AGTCTGGAGATGAGTGAAGCTAAGCTTACAGAACAGCTGGAACttgccctggagcagctgaaagACACGAAGGTCAAGGGGGATGATGATAAAGATGCCCTGAAGAAAGCGATCCGTGCACAGAAAGAGCGGGCGGAGCGGAATGAGGAGTATGTGCAGAAACTGACTGCCCAGCTAGCAGAAAAG GACAGCTGCCTTGCTGAGGTCCGGGCCAATCTCGAATCCTGGAGGGATCGCTGCAACAAAGcactgaaggagaaggatgACCTTGAACTGGAAGTTGTTACACTGAACAG CCGTGTTGCAGACTTGCTGGAACAACTGGCAAAGGTCCAGGAAAAGGCACGGGAAGAAAACAGCAGTTTAATGTCTAAAGTGCACCAAATGAATGGAGACAACAattctttaaagaaagaaaatgaaagactAAAG gctGCTCTGAACTCAATGGAGGACAAGCTGAACCAAGCACAGATGGAATTGCAGCATCTCCAGAACTCTGTCAGGAGCTATGAGGCATTGATTGAAAACTACACGGCACAG GCACAGAAGGCCCGAAATGAAGCAGATGAGCTGGCAGCAAGACTGGAGCAGTGTGaaaaagagaacgagacagTAAAGGATGATATGAACAAGGAGCTTGAAGAG ACTCGTGACCAGCTGCAGGCTCAGCTTGCTGAACTGGAAAAGCTGCCTGAGATCCTGAAGTACACtgaggcacagctggcacaATGCCATCAGCAGCTCATGTGTTATGAGAAGAAGAACACGGATCTGTGTACCATGATTGCAGAACTCCGTCAGCTG ATTGGCCTCCAGGGGGACAAAATGGAGATGACAAGAGAAAGATATCAATCTGCccaagaggagaaaaagcaaCTCACCTTGAAGGTGGAGGAGCTAGAAAG AAAACTAGAGTCCACGAGTGCCCAGAACATAGAATTCCTTCAGGTCATAGCAAAACGTGAGGAGTCGATCCACCAGTGTCAGCTGCGGCTGGAGGAGAAGAGCCGTGAGTGCAGCTCCCTGGCACGTCAGCTGGAGATGGCCATTGAGGATGCCAAAAGACAA GTGGAACAAGCTCGAGAACGAGCAGTCTCCAGAGAGAGGGCAGCCCAGTCCAAGATGTTGGATTTGGAGACCCAGCTGAGCAGGAATAAAACAGAGCTGAACCAGTTGCATCGGAGCAAAGAGGAT GCAGAGCGCCGATACGAAAGCCGCCTCCAGGACCTGCGGGATCGGCTGGAGCAGTCGGAGAGCACCAACCGCAGCATGCAGAACTACGTCCAGTTCCTCAAGTCTTCCTATGACAACGTTTTTAGGGAAAGTGCTTTTCTGGGCTCCCCCAGCCACACTCGCGCTCTCCTCTGA